One Nocardia iowensis DNA window includes the following coding sequences:
- a CDS encoding cytochrome P450 — protein sequence MAAQDVRERDETAAYPPGSRLPAFVQSIFFQVDRQRFVPALARRYGDVFTLRIPPFADHFVVFSRPEHIKEIFAGNPRDLHAGEGNQILGHIMGQHSLLLTDEDEHARARRLLMPAFNGAALRAYRELVADIAVAEIGRWTPGSTLVTLDRMNALTLEVIMQVVFGVTDEQTRAELTPRLKHIVNLNPLVFLGFQSTMLGRVGPWKRFATNLHEVDALLYAEIAGRRRAPDLAERTDVLSRLLHAGTGDDHDPPLTDAELRDQLITLLLAGHETTASALSWALYEIAAHPDIQREAAEAARTGDDKYLEAVMKEAMRLHVVINGTNRKLTRDMTIGGRRLPAGTVVNTSILLAHRSPDNYPDIAVFRPDRFLAGEVAPNTWLPFGGGVRRCIGAGFSLMEGTTVLREILVRHALSLPEGAEPERGKTRNITTVPRGKARLVITPRG from the coding sequence GTGGCCGCACAGGACGTCCGAGAACGCGACGAGACGGCCGCGTACCCGCCGGGGTCACGACTACCCGCCTTTGTGCAGAGCATCTTCTTCCAAGTCGATCGGCAGCGGTTCGTGCCCGCGCTCGCCCGCCGGTACGGCGACGTCTTCACGCTGCGCATCCCGCCGTTCGCCGATCATTTCGTGGTGTTCTCCCGGCCGGAACACATCAAGGAGATCTTCGCGGGCAATCCGCGCGACCTGCACGCGGGCGAAGGCAACCAGATTCTCGGCCACATCATGGGCCAGCACTCGCTGCTACTCACCGACGAGGACGAACACGCGCGGGCCAGGCGGCTGCTGATGCCCGCCTTCAACGGCGCGGCGCTACGCGCCTACCGCGAGCTGGTCGCCGACATCGCCGTCGCCGAGATCGGCCGCTGGACACCGGGTTCGACGCTGGTCACGCTCGACCGGATGAACGCGCTCACCCTCGAGGTGATCATGCAGGTGGTGTTCGGGGTCACCGACGAACAGACCCGCGCCGAGCTCACGCCACGGCTGAAGCACATCGTGAACCTCAATCCGCTGGTCTTCCTCGGTTTCCAGTCGACCATGCTCGGCCGGGTCGGCCCGTGGAAACGGTTCGCCACGAATCTGCACGAGGTCGACGCCCTGCTCTACGCCGAAATCGCGGGCCGACGACGCGCGCCGGATCTGGCCGAACGCACCGATGTCCTGTCCCGGCTGCTGCACGCGGGCACCGGTGACGATCACGACCCGCCGCTCACCGACGCCGAGCTGCGCGACCAGCTCATCACCCTGCTGCTGGCGGGCCATGAGACGACCGCGTCGGCGCTGTCCTGGGCCTTGTACGAGATCGCCGCGCACCCCGATATTCAACGAGAGGCCGCCGAGGCCGCGCGTACCGGCGACGACAAGTACCTCGAAGCCGTCATGAAGGAAGCGATGCGGCTGCACGTTGTCATCAACGGGACCAACCGAAAACTGACCAGGGACATGACCATCGGCGGCCGGCGGCTGCCCGCGGGCACGGTGGTCAATACCTCGATCCTGCTCGCGCATCGCAGCCCCGACAACTATCCCGACATCGCCGTCTTCCGGCCGGACCGCTTCCTGGCGGGCGAGGTGGCGCCGAATACCTGGCTGCCCTTCGGCGGCGGGGTCCGGCGCTGCATCGGTGCGGGTTTCTCCCTAATGGAGGGCACCACCGTGTTGCGGGAAATTCTTGTGCGGCACGCGCTTTCGCTGCCGGAAGGGGCGGAGCCCGAACGGGGAAAGACGCGCAACATCACGACGGTCCCCCGAGGCAAGGCCCGTCTG